The Calditerrivibrio nitroreducens DSM 19672 genome window below encodes:
- the secF gene encoding protein translocase subunit SecF: MAQFLELIKNDSNIDFLGKAKLFFIISGVLIVISLFLIFTKGLNLGIDFSGGTVIQLKYEKPADLNKLRQGIGNLKIGDVSIQNFGNPEEVLIRLGKTRDIPLEELSKTIRAKLAEIDPNNKFIVERVEQVGPQVGSELQYKAMMALLYANIGVLIYVAIRFELIFAIGAILALVHDVIITLGFLSLTSKEFNLTVVAALLALIGYSLNDTIVVFDRIRERIKATANEKINIKDIMNKSINETLSRTIITSLLTFFTVLSLMIFGGEVINPFAFTLVIGIIVGTYSSIGIASGLVYLIKSLRKR; the protein is encoded by the coding sequence ATGGCTCAATTTTTAGAACTAATTAAAAATGACTCCAATATAGATTTTTTAGGTAAGGCAAAGCTTTTTTTTATTATTTCAGGGGTGTTAATAGTAATATCTCTCTTTTTAATTTTTACAAAAGGCTTAAATCTTGGTATAGACTTTTCTGGTGGTACAGTAATACAGTTGAAGTATGAAAAACCAGCAGATCTTAATAAACTAAGACAGGGTATTGGTAATCTCAAAATAGGAGATGTATCAATTCAGAATTTTGGTAACCCAGAAGAGGTCCTTATTAGATTAGGTAAAACAAGAGATATACCCTTGGAAGAGCTGTCTAAAACTATTCGTGCAAAATTAGCTGAAATTGACCCAAATAACAAATTTATCGTGGAAAGGGTGGAGCAGGTGGGGCCTCAGGTAGGTTCAGAGCTACAATACAAAGCCATGATGGCTTTACTTTATGCCAATATAGGTGTTTTAATTTATGTTGCCATAAGATTTGAGCTTATTTTTGCTATTGGTGCAATATTGGCTCTTGTCCACGATGTTATTATAACACTCGGATTCTTAAGCCTTACATCCAAAGAGTTTAACCTAACCGTTGTGGCAGCACTACTTGCCCTTATAGGTTACTCTTTGAATGATACTATAGTTGTTTTTGATAGGATTAGGGAGAGGATTAAAGCTACAGCAAATGAAAAGATCAACATCAAAGATATTATGAATAAAAGTATTAATGAAACCCTTAGTAGAACCATCATCACTTCTCTTTTGACATTTTTTACAGTCCTATCACTGATGATTTTTGGTGGTGAAGTAATCAACCCCTTTGCCTTTACGCTTGTAATAGGGATAATAGTAGGTACATACTCTTCAATTGGTATTGCAAGTGGTCTTGTTTACTTAATAAAAAGTCTCAGGAAAAGATAA
- a CDS encoding flagellar hook-basal body complex protein — MIPGLFYALSAISAGNKKYGVTANNIANISSTAFKGKIAHLKEFSKGGVELYSVTSNEGIGYFINTGRPLDLAINGDGYFKFTDGNKEVYSRMGILSIDKNGEMVDVSGRRVGINVGTSPDNVHIDNKGNVYVDGEVKGKLQIYNQNGGVVPDSNYEILSGFLEASNVDIAKEMVESITNFRYIQANVKTVKTVDEMLGNIVNIVG, encoded by the coding sequence ATGATACCCGGCTTGTTTTATGCCTTATCTGCAATATCTGCAGGTAATAAAAAGTATGGTGTTACGGCAAATAATATCGCCAATATCAGTAGCACTGCATTTAAAGGTAAGATTGCCCATCTAAAGGAGTTTTCGAAGGGTGGTGTGGAATTATATTCTGTTACCTCCAATGAAGGTATCGGTTATTTTATAAATACTGGCAGACCACTTGATCTTGCCATAAATGGAGATGGGTATTTCAAGTTTACTGATGGTAACAAAGAGGTTTATTCTCGGATGGGTATACTTAGCATAGATAAAAATGGTGAAATGGTGGATGTTTCAGGTAGAAGAGTGGGTATAAATGTTGGGACATCACCTGACAATGTTCATATTGATAATAAAGGGAATGTATATGTTGATGGTGAAGTAAAAGGGAAATTACAGATATATAATCAAAATGGAGGCGTAGTACCTGATAGCAATTATGAAATCCTTTCTGGATTTCTTGAGGCTTCTAATGTTGATATAGCAAAGGAGATGGTGGAGAGTATAACAAACTTTAGATATATCCAGGCAAACGTCAAAACTGTCAAAACCGTAGATGAAATGCTTGGGAATATTGTAAATATTGTTGGATGA
- a CDS encoding DUF3108 domain-containing protein, producing the protein MTKLLLLFFILPISVFADDLSLCYNVKAMFVTVGKTCIHYKKDKDTLYFNSIIRSSKLVSFMKRIEDKGKGIADLKTFKPKYFLFDQEESKYKATNEYIYKEDRIVSKTTHYDKSWKPTEEEIKEFSNIDYFEPFMLSMVFYRNIHHKKEEPLKLFYKNKTYNIPYKILGDEIEEINGKKIAVKKISVKPFVKGKGLLVPDGEWFLYLDKANLYPIKIEAKFVFVSAVAYIETIEGKTTLIKEIIEQYSN; encoded by the coding sequence ATGACAAAATTACTCTTACTCTTCTTTATATTGCCAATTTCTGTTTTTGCTGATGATTTGAGTTTATGCTATAACGTCAAAGCAATGTTTGTAACTGTAGGTAAAACATGTATACACTACAAAAAAGATAAAGATACACTCTACTTTAATAGTATTATAAGATCTTCAAAACTTGTAAGCTTTATGAAAAGAATTGAAGATAAAGGGAAAGGGATAGCTGACCTTAAAACCTTTAAACCAAAATACTTCCTTTTTGACCAGGAGGAAAGTAAATACAAAGCCACCAATGAATATATCTACAAGGAAGACAGAATTGTATCCAAAACTACCCATTACGATAAATCATGGAAACCTACTGAGGAAGAGATAAAAGAGTTTAGCAACATAGATTATTTTGAACCATTCATGTTATCAATGGTTTTCTACAGAAATATTCATCACAAAAAAGAAGAACCTTTGAAATTATTCTATAAAAATAAAACATACAATATTCCATACAAAATATTAGGAGACGAGATTGAAGAAATAAATGGGAAGAAAATTGCGGTAAAAAAGATATCAGTAAAACCATTTGTAAAAGGGAAAGGTCTTTTGGTACCGGATGGAGAATGGTTTTTATACTTAGATAAAGCAAATCTGTACCCTATAAAAATAGAAGCAAAATTTGTATTCGTTTCAGCAGTGGCCTATATTGAAACTATTGAAGGAAAAACTACACTTATAAAAGAGATCATAGAGCAGTACAGCAACTAA
- a CDS encoding acetate uptake transporter gives MSKAAEITLESIQSKSLVAETVIKDTTANPAPLGLMGFGLTTILLNLHNIGLFGLSSMILAMGIFYGGMAQIFAGIMEWKKKNTFGTVAFTSYGLFWISLVALIVFPKMGIISAPEKNEMVVYLFLWGMFTMILLVGTFRMNFAIMFVFLMLTVLFMMLAIADGTGNPAIKLAAGYIGILTGASAIYVAAAQILNEVYGSTLLPLGEFKKRQPRVL, from the coding sequence ATGTCAAAAGCAGCTGAAATTACATTAGAAAGTATTCAATCTAAATCATTAGTAGCAGAAACGGTAATTAAAGATACTACAGCCAACCCTGCTCCTTTGGGCCTGATGGGTTTTGGACTCACCACAATCCTACTTAATCTTCATAACATAGGTTTATTCGGATTAAGCAGTATGATTCTCGCAATGGGGATCTTTTATGGGGGAATGGCTCAAATATTTGCTGGTATAATGGAATGGAAAAAGAAAAACACTTTTGGAACAGTAGCTTTTACCTCTTATGGATTATTCTGGATTTCGCTTGTGGCATTGATAGTATTTCCAAAAATGGGGATTATATCTGCCCCTGAAAAAAATGAAATGGTAGTTTATCTTTTTTTATGGGGTATGTTTACGATGATCTTACTTGTTGGAACATTTAGAATGAATTTTGCAATTATGTTTGTGTTCCTTATGTTAACCGTTCTTTTTATGATGCTCGCAATAGCAGATGGGACAGGTAATCCTGCAATCAAACTTGCAGCAGGTTACATAGGAATATTAACAGGTGCTTCAGCAATATACGTTGCAGCAGCCCAAATATTAAACGAAGTATACGGCAGCACATTACTGCCATTAGGTGAATTCAAAAAAAGACAACCAAGAGTCCTATAA